In Acidisarcina polymorpha, the DNA window CATCTCCGCCGACGCGCTTTTCTCGCACGCCGCGAGACTGGCGCGCGTCAACATCAAAAAGCCGGCAAAAGCCATCGGCACCAATACCGTCACCAACCTGCAGAGCGGAATCTTTTATGGGTACATCGGACTGGTTGACGGCATTCTTGAAAGAGTCATCGACGAACTGAGGGCGACCTCGAACAGCGCTCCGAAGGTGATTGCCACTGGCGGCTTAGCCAATCTGATTGCCGACGACTCGAAGTACATCACCGGCGTCGATCATTTGCTCACGCTCGACGGTCTGCGTCTCATTTATCAAAGAAATCTTACCCAGAAGCACGCACCGCGAGCCAGGCGGATGAAGGAAACAGCAAGCTAGCAGTGCAAAATTATTACAACTACTTCACTGAGATCGAGGAGCACTTTCAACGCCGGCGTGGCTCCCTGCTCATGCTTTCAACCCTCGATTGGGCGCTGATCGAGGTTTGGCGGGAAGCTGCCGTGCCGCTCCCTGCCGTGCTCCGCGGCATCGACGCGGCCTTTGACAAGCACGATGCCCGCAAGGCGACAGCAAAGACCCGCGTCCGTCGCATCAACGGTCTCGCGTGGTGCACTCAAGAGGTGATGAAGGCGGTCGACGAGATGCAGGAGGCCGCGATCGGCGCATCGACAGAAAATAACCCGGCCAGCGCCGCTCCCGGCCTTGAACACGAGCGCATCGCCGCCCACCTCGAGAGCTGCGCTCATATCCTGCGCGAGGCAAACCTCATTGGCATCGCCCAGGAGACGGCCTCGCTGTCGGCTGCGCGTCTTGAAGAGCTGGCCGTGGAATCACGAACCACGCCGGCGAACCTGGAGTCTCTGGAGCGAACCCTCACCGTCATGGAAGAGAAACTCTTCGCCGCCCTCACCGCGACCACATCCGACGCAGACCTGGTCGGGATGCGCGAACAAGCTGCTCGCGAACTCGCGCCCTATCGCGGCCGGATGAAGACTGTTCAAATTCGACAGATCGAGCAGCAGTTTCTCCATAAGCGTCTGCTCGAAAGATGGAGGCTGCCACGTTTGAGCCTCTTCTACATGAGCCAGGCTTGAGGCAGCGGCCATGAAACTGCGCATCGACAAAGCAATTTACGGTGGCTCCAGCCTAGCCCGCGTCGGGGATACCGAAGCTGGGCTTGCCGGAAAGGCTGTCTTTATCCCATTTACCCTTCCCGGAGAACTGGTAGAGGCCCGCTTCGCCGAAGATAAACGCAGCTTTATTCAAGCAGAAGTCGAGGGAGTTCTCGAACCATCATTGCTCCGGACGACCGCCGCGTGCCCCTACTTCGGCGAATGCGGAGGATGCAATTATCAGCACGCCGTCTATGCCCATCAGTTGGAGATGAAGACATCCATCCTGCGCGAAACTCTCGAGCGCGCGCGCCTGCCGAACATTCCAACCATCTACTCGGTAAGCGGTAAGTCGTGGCATTACCGGAACCGCATCCGTCTGCATCTTCAGGCGAACCCATTCCAACTCTGCTATCGCGAGCGCCGCTCGCACCAACTGCTCCCCATCGCGCAATGTCCTATCGCCGCGCCGCTCCTTGAAAAAGCAATTACCGTAGTTACAGAAGCGGGAGCTTCCCTCAAACTGGAAAGCTTCTGCGAGGAGATCGAGTTTTTTACTGCCAGCGACGAATACTCGCTGCTGCTTTCCTTTTATTCGAACGGAAGCGCCCGCGATTTGCCGGCGAGACTTAGAGCGATATCCGAAGCGCTGCAAAAGCATCTCCCCCAACTCAAGGGGACCGGTCTCTTCGTTGCGCGAGGGAGACACCAGCCGGCGAGCCTCACCGCGAATTGGGGAGAGCGGTCTCTCACGTATAACGCGGCAGATTTTGGCTATCAGGTGAGCCTCGGCTCCTTCTTTCAGGTCAATCGATTCCTGGTGGACGCCCTCACCGACCTGGCTACCCTTGGCCGAAAGGGCCGCCTCGCTTGGGACCTTTACGCGGGCGTGGGCCTCTTCTCTCGTGCACTGACCCATAGCTTCGAACGAGTCATCGCCGTCGAAGCATCGCCGAACTCCGCCGTGGATCTGCGTCGCAACCTGGAAAACACCTCTAACCGGATCATCCAGGCGACGACCCTCGATTTCCTGCGTAAACAGAAACCGGCTTCCGCCAAGTCTTCGACGCCTCCAGACCTCGTCGTCGTTGATCCACCCCGCGCCGGACTCGGATCAGCCATAACCTCGCTGCTCAGCGGTATCGAGCCGACTTGCATCGTCTACGTCTCGTGCGATCCATCGACGCTGTCCCGCGACCTCTTCGCGCTGCTACAATCCGGCTACGACCTCCGGACAATCACGATGGTGGATATGTTTCCCCAGACCTTCCACCTGGAAAGCGTCTCCGTGCTCACGCGGAGATGACTCGCTTGCCCGCGGACGCTGGTATGTATGTCCACCATCATTGCGCCGCGCCGAACACCGCCCAGGAATCAAGCGGCGACGCTCGCCAAGCCAGGCATTCATGGCACTGAGCGGCTGAACTTTCAAATCGCGCCATCGCTCTTTGCTGCGGTCTGCTTCGCTATAGGGATCTTGCTCAGCCGGCTCACCTACCAGCCACCCCCGTTAGCATTGCTGACGATCATCTTGGCAGCGGCCGTCGCCAGGTTCTCGGCCCGCTTCGCTAATCGCCTGGCGCTTGCCCCGGCGTGCCTCGCCTGGTTGACTGCCGGCCTTTTCTGTGCGGAGATCCATCCTTACCCGCCGCCGCAAACAGCCCTACTCTCCTACGCATCCAGGAGTCCGCACCTGCTGCGAGGCGAGGTCATCCGCGCCGGGCCAGTCCGGACGACTGACTCTATCGCGCCCTTTGCCACGCACGCGGTTCGGGAGAAATCGCAGACGCTCGACCTGAAACTGCATTCGATTGGAGAACCTTCCGGGGCGCCTCGCCCGGTCGCGGGAGGAATCAGGCTCACTCTATACTCCAACGGAGTCGAAGCATTTTTGCCGCTCCAGTGCGGCGATATCGTAACTCCCCTCGCAGCCATCCATGCTCCGGAACGGTACAACGATCCGGGTGTTTGGGATTCGACCGCCTATCTCCTGCAACAAGGAATCGGCGCTACCGCAAGTGGCAAGGCTGCAGAGGCCAGGACCGTCGCCCGTGCCGGACATCCGTCGCTGACCTGCCGGCTCAAGGCGCTCCAGCAAGCCGCCAGCGAAAAGATCATGAGCTTTGCCGATCAAGATGCGGCTCCGGCAATGGGGCTCCCTCCGTTCTTCCGTCTCACCGCAGAAGACGCCTCTATGCTTGCCGCCATGATCACTGGCGACCGCACCTGGCTCCAGCGCCGAACTCGCATCGGCTTTGAACGAACCGGTTCCTTCCACCTGCTGGTGGTTTCGGGCCTCCATCTGGCGATCTTCGCCGGAATCATCTTCTGGCTCGCCCAGCGCCTCAGTCTCCCGCGGGTGTGGAGTTCGCTGCTGACCGTTGCCGCAGCCCTCGCCTATGCCGTATTTACCGGCTTCGGCCAGCCCGTCCAGCGCTCCTTCTGGATGGTCACACTCTACCTGCTGGGTCGTCTTCTATGGAGACAACGTAGCGCCCTCAACGCCATCGGATTTGCCGCAGTCTGCCTGCTCGCCGCGAATCCGCCCAGCCTCTTTGAGGCCGGCTTTCAGATGACGCTGCTCTCGGTTGTCGCAATCGCGGGAATCGCCGCTCCCCTCGCGGAGCGCGCCCTGGCTCC includes these proteins:
- the rlmD gene encoding 23S rRNA (uracil(1939)-C(5))-methyltransferase RlmD; translation: MKLRIDKAIYGGSSLARVGDTEAGLAGKAVFIPFTLPGELVEARFAEDKRSFIQAEVEGVLEPSLLRTTAACPYFGECGGCNYQHAVYAHQLEMKTSILRETLERARLPNIPTIYSVSGKSWHYRNRIRLHLQANPFQLCYRERRSHQLLPIAQCPIAAPLLEKAITVVTEAGASLKLESFCEEIEFFTASDEYSLLLSFYSNGSARDLPARLRAISEALQKHLPQLKGTGLFVARGRHQPASLTANWGERSLTYNAADFGYQVSLGSFFQVNRFLVDALTDLATLGRKGRLAWDLYAGVGLFSRALTHSFERVIAVEASPNSAVDLRRNLENTSNRIIQATTLDFLRKQKPASAKSSTPPDLVVVDPPRAGLGSAITSLLSGIEPTCIVYVSCDPSTLSRDLFALLQSGYDLRTITMVDMFPQTFHLESVSVLTRR